The Fusarium falciforme chromosome 4, complete sequence genomic interval CCTACCGATGATGAAGGCGATCGAGTTGGGTGCCGCGCCACAGATGGCGGAGCCCACCTCGAACAACACGGCGGCTGCCATGAAAGTAGCCTTGACGTCCAGAAATGTATACATCTTTCCAAACACAAGCAAGAAGGCGCAGTTGTTGAGAAGATAGGCCGTGCCATACCAGCCAATATCGTTGGCCGAATGGAACTCGTTGGTGATGACGGGGATGGCGGTCGAGATAATGAGTTTGTCCTATAAGTAGGTTAGTGGATAGACGTTCATAAAAATGAGCTTCATTATGTTTGACGTACCAGTGCTACTAGAAACATGCCAATAAAGACGGATGTCATGAGCAGCATAAGCCTGACACCCGAAGGGTAGACCACGTCGACTTTCTCTGTTGGCATCATTTTGGGCACTAAAGCAAAGGATGAAAGGAATTTTAGATTGGTGGGCATAATGTGTCTATGGGCTGACTGACTTGGTTTATAAATGTTCATGGGCGGGCATTAAAGTCATGATTCCATCGCGGACAGTCGTCGCAATGGTTTGGTTGTAACACCATTGACCAATGAGCTTACATGATGACTGTCCGACCGTCCGTCTCGGGTCCTCCGCCGTGACCCTCCGGATATTGGACCCACTTACCCTCCGTCCCTCCGGTGTTGAAAGGACAAGCCGATCAACAGTCGCATTTACACATTGGTTGAAAAGAGTAGGACGTGTAACTGAGGAAGATTTGAAGATATTATTCAAATGGCTACATACCCTAACTAGAGTCTCATCACTGGTTTTTCGTATCTTGAATTAATCGCAACCTTAGATTTAGGGTAAACAATCTAAGGCCGTCAAGAGCTCTCATATAGTCTCTTCTGATTACCCGTCTAACCCTCAGCTAACTTCTTAGCTAAGGTGTGTATTCGGTCATGGTCGTCATTCCAAGTTCTCATGCTTCCCACTGTGCGAAGCGCCTCTATTTCCGTACCCGGCACGGTAGTTACCTTCACGCGTCCCATAATCCCCCACATCTTTccgtcaacaccaccacagcAATGATTTCCCAATCGGCGTACCAAAGCAGGAGAAGGGATAAGCCTATACTGAGCTGCAACTTCTGTCGCGGCCGCAAGTAAGTTGAACCTCAGATGACGGACCCGTCAACTGACAACTGTTGTCGTAGGCTTCGGTGCAATAGATAGTCTCCCTGCAGCGCATGCCTACGGCGTGGTGCGGAATGCATTTATAACTCTTCAGAGGAAGAACGCAAAGATGCCGTTGACTATAGGCCTCATGAACGGAGCCGAAATGCTCGTTAGAGGGTTGCCCGCATAGAAAGTCTCGTTACTGAGATGGCAGCGCAGAGTTCACAGACACCCTTGGCCGGTGTCCCAGTGTCACACGCCCTTAAAGACGCCGCGACTCAAGGAACGTCTTCCGATGGGCATACAGCAGCAAGCATTGGAAAATTGAGTCTCGAAGATGGCAATGCTATTTACATCGGTAGTTCTCATTGGGCTACGATTTTAGACGATGTGTGTGCTGACGCAGTGGACTTGATGAGTTTGGTACTGATGGTTGGCAGATTCGACAGCTCAAAGACGAACTATCTGACGATTTCTCGGACAGTTCAATGAGCCCGGGATCGACTTTACTTATTGATGATATGGCATTACCGACCACGAGAATGTCTCTCCTGACGAGTGTCGCCTGTCTCCCGAGAGAGCAGATTCTAGCCATGATGCCGCCCCGCAAGGTGATTGACAGACACGTTTCGCACTTCTTCAACACGTTTGACTTTGCCCCAGGTGAGTTTCaatgtatatatatatatactcaTTAATTAACCAGCGCCATCAGTCATTCTGCATCGAAACACGTTCCTCGCTGAGGTGAGAGTCAGGTGCCATACCCTGAAGTATACTCACTTACTCTGCTCAGTACACAAACTTTTGGGCCAATCTCTCAACAGCCCCGATAATGTGGATAGGCCTCTTGTTTAGCATCATGGGCATCTCGATATTCCTCCAGCAACAAGATATCAGAGCCTCTGGCTTGTCCGCGAGTGAATCCCAGGACACGTTGGAGACGTATCGAACCCTTACCATCCACTGCTTGGTTGCTGGGGATTATCTGCGGTCAAGCAAATACACGATTGAAACACTGACCTTGCACTTCGCTCTTGATCAGAATGCCAGTGTCGATACGTATGTCGGCACCTGAGTCCTAATGGGCGTCGTCATCCAAGTTGCCATGCGCATGGGACTGCACCGAGACCCAGCTCACTGGCCAACTATTCGACCATTACAAGCAGAGCTCAGACGAAGGATATGGATGACGCTCTACGATATGGATTTCTTCACCAGCACACAAGTTGGACTGCCACGAATCATCAAGGACTCCCAGTGTGATACACACCCTCCTGCCCACTTGCTTGACGGAGACATAAGCCTCGAGCATGACGAAGCTCCAGACGAGCGGCCACTGACAGAGCCCAGCTCGCTGCTATACATCATCCAAAGACACCGCATCATCACACTGGCGGCCGAGATATACGATGCAACAGAAGGAGGACTGCCCTTGGCCGCCACAATTTCTGCACTAAGCACCAAGCTTGAAGAAACCGTCGAACCTATACCGGCATGGCTAAAGCACAAAACGCTCGAGGCATCGATTGCCGACAACCCCATCACGATACTGTATCGTATGTTCTTGGACATTTTGATACACAAGGCTGTCTATCTCCTGCACCGACGAGCCTTTGTGAAAAGCTCTTCTGGAGAAGAAAACGCCAAATCTAGCAAGGCGTGCATCGATGCTGCCCTAGCAATATTGCCCTCCGTGATATCTGACCATGCTAATGCTGGGGTAGATCTTTTCAAAAATATTCCAGGAGTAATCGCGCCGGGCCATCGCGACCCTTTTGAGGACATGGCTTTGGATCCATCTCTCTTTGGGATGTTTGGAAGTATGCCGGGCGACCTTACTTTGTGACCGAGTTGGAGGATGTCGATGAGAGCGGATGTTTGACGTACCAACTTGGCAATTCGATGCACCACTAAATCTAAGTACCTGGATATTCTTCGTAGATGCTCATCAGTTTATTTCCCCTTTTTCTACAACATCAATCATAAAGAAGGAGAAAGCGATCTAAAGCAAAGGAAAGTTCTTATAGAGATCCTTCTAAGCTAATTACATCTTTACACAAAGAGTTTTTTAAACATCTTTTAAATAGTCACTTGCATTCTTGTATTTTTCTCGTGCTGATATTAATCACGAGTGTGTGTTGAATCACCAAGCTGGCATTGAATGTCCGCTCCCACATTTCTCCCGCGTACTGCGTATACGGGATAGACGTTCGACTTTGGTGATACCATTATTCGATTCTTACCGAGGTAACCCTTTACAATGCCAGGGGACCAACTGCGATAGGCGATTTAGCACCGAAATTTCAGTGAATCCTCATCAAacaatataaataaaaagcttcACAAATTCATCAAAGGTTTTACAATACTCTTCCACCCCATGTCTGCATACCGACGGTTGAAGCAGCGAGACACTAGCCCCAATTAGTCACTAGCGCCCGTCCTCACTCCCGGCATCCACTATCAAAAATGCCCGCCAGTGACGCCATGCCCACCTTTTCCCTCCAAGTGCCCCTCCTCCCCGTCCCTCCAAAAAGTTGCTGATCAGTCCTCGCTCCGAGTTCCGATTCATGATCCCTCAGCCTCGCCATTGACACTCCCTCTTCCGGTCCCTACGTCAACATGACATCTTCCGACAAGGTGCCGGTCCTCCTGCTCAAGACGAGGTCAAGCCCCGGCGATTCATACGAGGACCTCTTCTCCGAGACGAGCGCCACCGGAGCTTCCTTTGCGCCGCAGTTTGTCCCCGTGCTGCTGCACCAATTCCAAGATGAGGGCATGAAAAAGGTTGCCGAGGTACTCCGCGAGGGACGGATTGGAAACAAGGAGCATCACGAGTATGGCGGCTTGATCTTTACATCACAGCGCGCAGTTGAGGCGTTTGTGAAGCTGGTGCAGGACGGCAAGGATGGTGCGTCTTAAGAACAAGTCAATTGACTTTCACTGAGTAGAATCGCACATGCTGATTGATATTCAGAAAAGGATAGTATCACAAATGACCCCCCGACCTCGTGGCCTCACCTCCAGCACATCCCCGTTTACAGCGTCGGCCCCGCGACGACCcgcgccctcgccgccgtccCGCAGGATCCTCCCCTGAGCGTCTTCGGCAGCCACACGGGCAACGGCGCGACCCTCGCCCCTTATATCCTCTCTCACTACCGCGAATGGCACGCCGGACGACCGTCGTTGCCCCCCGTGCTGTTCCTCGTCGGCGAGACTCGACGGGACATCATCCCCAAGACGCTGCAGGACCCTGGGCTGCCGGACGGCGAGCGCATCGCAGTCGACGAGACGGTCGTCTACGGAACAGGCGTCATGGAGAGCTTCCCCGTCGACCTAGATCGCGTGCTCTCCGAGACGCACGATGCGCCCGCACGGTGGGTGGTCGTCTTCTCGCCGACGGGGTGCGATAGCCTGCTCCGGGTCATGGGCGTGTTGGACCCGAAGACGGGCAAGGTGCGCGAGGGGAGCGTGCGGGATGGCAAGACGTATGTCGCGACGATTGGGCCTACGACAAGAGACCATCTCAAGTCGTTTGGCTTTGAGCCCGACGTGTGCGCCGAGTCACCGACGCCGCAGGGCGTATTAGACGGAATCCAAGAGTTTATGACTAGGAATCAAAGTTGATACTGTGCCAATATCAAAGCATAAACCCCCCTCCTCATGCCTTGAACACCCgtgagaagctcaacaagTCATGTCACATCATGACAACCGCGAGATCAGCAGAAAGAGTCGGGAGTGTCAGCTCCGGGTATCATTAAGTCTACTCATCCACCCCGTGTCTTTTTTGTTTGTTGCCCAAGCCTCCCTCCGTATGTACCCAACAAGTTGTTGCGCGGCTCCCAAGCCTCGATATTTCTCACCTGTCGTGCAACACAtccatctttttctttaaggagagacaaccatccatccattcatcacCCAGGAAAAACAACACCAAGCGCCGTGCAAACCAGTAACGAAAAACAGCATGGGATCATGCACTTACACCCCCATGACCCAAAGTTCGACGCCAATGACGCCAAACTTGGTTCCTTCATCGCTCAGCGGCTCGTTGCCAAACGTCTCGCACCGGGAGCTGTGCCCGACTTCGAGCCCGTTGTCCAACCAGAGCCCGTAGTGTCCGCCGCCGGACCCGACGCTCAGGAAGCCCGTCTCGCAGTTCATGCAAAAGTCGTTTAGCCCGCTATAGGGGAACGCCTTGAACCGAACTGCCTCACTCGGCGCGGGGGACGGCGCACGCGAGCCCGTGGGCGTGGTACCCTCTGACGAAGCCGGCGGGGCGAGCGTCGTGTTCCGCGTGTTGACGTCTGTCGTGTCGGCTGAGGGTGGAAGAGGAAGCGGCGCAAGAGTTGAGGCGCGCCAGAGGAAGCACTCGCCGTTTCCAAAGTACGAGTGCGCCGGGTGAGGATATTCGGATAGGTATGCGCCAAAGATCTGCACCGTGTTAGAGGAACAACGTCATGTCATGCCATTGTTTGGTTTCAAGTATACTCACCCCGCCTTCAAGATCCTTGACAATCAGGACAAAGCCCGCTCGCTTGCCCTCGTACTGCCGGCACCTCTGGTACAGCGTCGCCAGGCTCGCGCCATCCTGCTCGAGGCTATAGATGAGGTGCCAGTCGTCGACGATGCGCAGCCGTTCGGGGATCATGGCGCGGATCTCCTCAGCGACGGCGCCCGTCAGCAGCTTGGCCGAGACGGGCGTGCTCTCGCGGTAGCCGTGGAGAATAAGAGGGTCGAGGGGTGGTGGGCGCAGAGGACTAGCGGTGCGGCGCACGGGGGTGAAGACACCGTTGATGCCGTCCTTGCCGTTCTGTTGGTGCTTGGGGTCCTCATCGTAGGCGGTGTCGGCCTGGCTGGGGAAATCGCTGGAGAAGCGACGGATGAGGCCGGTCCACATGTTGGAGATGTACGAGGCAGAGGCTCGGTTCGAGTTGGAGGGTGTGCCAGCGCCAGAAGAGTCGGGAGTCTCGGGGGAGTCGTTGCGGTCCGAAGAGCTCATGATGTTTGGGGTAGAAGCAGGACAAAGGTGGGTGGGTGGGTAGGTATACCGTATAGATAATGTGTGGAGAAAGAGAACCTAGATCAAGGTTTGAAGAGTTGGTCGAAACATTGAATAAAGCAGAAAAAGGTTGGATGTCGAGGGTCGACGGGAAGAGTTGGCTGATGAAC includes:
- a CDS encoding Fungal-trans domain-containing protein codes for the protein MRMGLHRDPAHWPTIRPLQAELRRRIWMTLYDMDFFTSTQVGLPRIIKDSQCDTHPPAHLLDGDISLEHDEAPDERPLTEPSSLLYIIQRHRIITLAAEIYDATEGGLPLAATISALSTKLEETVEPIPAWLKHKTLEASIADNPITILYRMFLDILIHKAVYLLHRRAFVKSSSGEENAKSSKACIDAALAILPSVISDHANAGVDLFKNIPGVIAPGHRDPFEDMALDPSLFGMFGSMPGDLTL
- a CDS encoding Uroporphyrinogen-III synthase; this encodes MTSSDKVPVLLLKTRSSPGDSYEDLFSETSATGASFAPQFVPVLLHQFQDEGMKKVAEVLREGRIGNKEHHEYGGLIFTSQRAVEAFVKLVQDGKDEKDSITNDPPTSWPHLQHIPVYSVGPATTRALAAVPQDPPLSVFGSHTGNGATLAPYILSHYREWHAGRPSLPPVLFLVGETRRDIIPKTLQDPGLPDGERIAVDETVVYGTGVMESFPVDLDRVLSETHDAPARWVVVFSPTGCDSLLRVMGVLDPKTGKVREGSVRDGKTYVATIGPTTRDHLKSFGFEPDVCAESPTPQGVLDGIQEFMTRNQS
- a CDS encoding Fungal-trans domain-containing protein yields the protein MAAQSSQTPLAGVPVSHALKDAATQGTSSDGHTAASIGKLSLEDGNAIYIGSSHWATILDDIRQLKDELSDDFSDSSMSPGSTLLIDDMALPTTRMSLLTSVACLPREQILAMMPPRKVIDRHVSHFFNTFDFAPVILHRNTFLAEYTNFWANLSTAPIMWIGLLFSIMGISIFLQQQDIRASGLSASESQDTLETYRTLTIHCLVAGDYLRSSKYTIETLTLHFALDQNASVDTYVGT
- a CDS encoding Oxidation resistance protein 1, whose amino-acid sequence is MSSSDRNDSPETPDSSGAGTPSNSNRASASYISNMWTGLIRRFSSDFPSQADTAYDEDPKHQQNGKDGINGVFTPVRRTASPLRPPPLDPLILHGYRESTPVSAKLLTGAVAEEIRAMIPERLRIVDDWHLIYSLEQDGASLATLYQRCRQYEGKRAGFVLIVKDLEGGIFGAYLSEYPHPAHSYFGNGECFLWRASTLAPLPLPPSADTTDVNTRNTTLAPPASSEGTTPTGSRAPSPAPSEAVRFKAFPYSGLNDFCMNCETGFLSVGSGGGHYGLWLDNGLEVGHSSRCETFGNEPLSDEGTKFGVIGVELWVMGV